Part of the Pseudarthrobacter sp. L1SW genome, CTGCGGCAACGCAGAACAACACCAAGCTGGTCAGCATGCTTGAAACCGCGAAGGCCGAGATCCTCCGGCTGAAAAACGCGTTGGACCAGGAGGGGCAGCCGCCCTACAGCTTCGGTACCATCCTCCAGTTGAATCCCAAGCGGCAGCCCTCACCGGGCAGCAGCGGACAGGCGGCAACCGAGGAGTCGGTGGACATCTTCAACGCCGGGCGGAAAATGCGCGTGGGCATCAGCCCCCTGGTCAACATCAACCAGCTGGCCGTGGGCCAGGAGGTCCTGCTCAACGAGGCCCTCCTTGTGGTTGCCGGACTGGGATACGAGCGGGCCGGCGAGCTGGCCACGCTCAAGGAAATGCTCGGTGCCGACCGCGCCCTGGTGGTGGGGCGTGCGGATGAGGAGCGGGTTGTCCGGCTTTCCGGAGCGCTCCTGGCAGAAAAACTCCGCGTGGGCGATGCCCTGTCGGTTGACTCAAGGACCGGCTACGCGCTCGAAAAGGTGCCCCGCTCCGAGGTGGAAAACCTCGTGCTGGAAGAAGTTCCTGACATCACCTACGAGGACATTGGCGGCCTTGGGCCCCAGATCGAGCAGATCCGGGACGCCGTCGAACTGCCGTTCCTCCACCCCGACCTCTACCGGGAACACGGCCTCAAGGCTCCCAAGGGGATCCTGCTGTACGGTCCTCCCGGCTGCGGCAAGACGCTCATTGCCAAGGCCGTGGCCAATTCCCTGGCCGCCCGCGCCGCGGAGCGTTCAGGCAACGTTGACCTGAAGAGCTATTTCCTCAACATCAAAGGGCCGGAACTCCTCGACAAGTACGTCGGCGAGACCGAGCGCCACATCCGGCTGATTTTCTCCAGGGCACGCGAAAAGGCCTCCGACGGCAGCCCGGTAGTGGTGTTTTTCGACGAAATGGACTCCCTCTTCCGTACCCGCGGCACCGGGATTTCGTCCGACGTCGAAACAACCATCGTGCCGCAGCTGCTCAGCGAGATCGACGGGGTGGAGCGGCTGGACAACGTGATCGTCATCGGCGCGTCAAACCGTGAGGACATGATCGATCCGGCGATCCTCCGGCCGGGCCGGCTTGACGTCAAGGTCAAGATCAACCGTCCGGATGCGGAGGCTGCCGCTGACATTTTCAACAAGTACATCACTCCGGACCTGCCGTTCCATGAAACGGACCTCGCTGAGCACGACGGCGATGTCCAGGCCACGGTGGACGCCATGGTCCAGCGCACGGTCGAGGCCATGTACTCCACGGACAAGTCCAACGAGTTCCTGGAGGTCACCTACGCCAACGGCGACACGGAAATGCTCTACTTCAAGGACTTCAACTCCGGTGCCGTGGTGCAAAACGTTGTGGACCGGGCCAAGAAGTATGCCATCAAGGACCTCCTCACGACGCACCAGAAGGGCCTTAGGATCGAGCACCTGCTGCGCGCCGTCGTGGACGAATTCCGCGAGCACGAGGATATGCCCAACACCACCAACCCGGATGACTGGGCTCGGATCTCGGGCAAGAAGGGCGAGCGGATCACATACATCCGCACCATCGTCCAAGGCAAGGCAGGCCAGGAACCCGGCAAGTCGATCGAAACCATGCCGACCACAGGGCAGTATCTATGACGGCTGCACCGGAACCCGCGGCCGGGGGAACCCTGCCGGCCGGCGGGGCCATGCGGGTGATGGGGGCGGAAACCGAATACGGCATCCATGCTCCCTCCGCCCCTACTGCCAATGCCACAATGATGAGCGCCAGGGTGGTCCAGGCGTATGCGCAGGTAACCCGGCAGCGTGCCGCCGGTGGAGCGGAGACCCGCTGGGACTACACGGATGAGGAGCCGCTGCACGATGCCCGCGGCTGGACAGTGGACCGCGGCTCAGCGCATCCGAGCCAGCTCACCGACCAGCCGCCGGTGCTTGACGCGGAGACGGTGGCACTGGCCTACGGGCGCGAGGAGCTGGAGCTCGACGGGCAGGACGAGTCCGGAACGCTGCTGATGAACATGGTCCTCGGCAACGGCGCGCGGCTGTACGTGGACCACGCCCACCCCGAGTACTCCAGTCCGGAGGTGACCAGCCCCCGCGACGCCGTTAAGTGGGACGCCGCCGGAGACCTGGTGGCGCTGGCCACGGTGCGCCGGCTGGCAGCAGATCCAGGCCTTCCCCCCGTCAACCTCTACAAGAACAACACGGACAACAAGTCGGTGTCCTACGGCTCGCACGAGAACTACCTCATGCCGCGTTCCGTCCCCTTCGGCGACATTGTGCGGGGCCTGACGCCCTTCTTCGTGAGCCGCCAAATCCTCTGCGGATCCGGGCGGGTGGGAATCGGCCAGGACAGCTCCACCCCGGGGTACCAGATCAGCCAACGTGCCGATTTCTTCGAAGCGGAAGTGGGCCTGGAAACCACCATCCGCCGGCCCATCATCAACACCAGGGACGAGCCGCACGCGACGGCGGACAAGTACCGGCGCCTGCACGTCATCATCGGCGATGCAAACCTCAGCCAGGTTTCCAACTACCTGAAGTTCGGAACCACTGCCATGGTCCTCAGCCTCATTGAGGCGGGCCTCGCTCCGAAAATCGAAGTGTATGAGCCGGTGTCCGCGCTCCAGGCGATCAGCCACGATACGACGCTCACCGCAAAGCTGCGGCTGCTGGACGGCAGGCGGGTCACGGCCCTAGACCTCCAGTGGATGTACCACGAGGCTGCTGCCAAGCTGGCCCAGGACACCGGGGTCGGGGACGCAGTGGACGGGGACGGCCACACGCACGAAGTCCTGGAGCGTTGGGCTACCGTCCTGACCCAGCTCGACAACGACCGGGCCGCGGCTGCTTCCTCGGTTGAGTGGCTTGCCAAACTGTCGCTGCTCGACGGATACCGTGAACGCGACGGGCTGGAGTGGAACGACGCCAGGCTCGGCCTCGTCGACCTCCAGTGGGCTGACATCAGGCCCGAAAAGGGGCTCTACTACAGGTTCCTCGCCCGGGGCAGGATGCAAAGAATCCTTGAAGACGATGCTATTGCCGCGGCCGTCACTGAACCGCCCGCCGATACCCGCGCGTACTTCAGGGGCAAGTGCATCAGCAGCTTCGGCAAGGACGTCGTGGGCGCCAGTTGGGACTCCGTCATCTTCGATGTCCCAGGATACGGCCGGCTGCAGCGGGTGCCCACCAGGGAACCGCTCCGGGGAACCAAAGCCCTTACCGGAGCGTTGTTTGAACGCTACCGGGACGCGGGCCCGTTCCTCGCGGAGCTTCTGGGACATAACGCTCCGCCTGCGGCGTAAACCGCCCCGGTTGGCCCACACCGTGGCAGGATGGGCATATCGGAGGATCCGCCGGATCCGAAGACGGATATAAGGAGGGGTAGCAATGGCAGGCCAGGAGCAGCAGCAGCCGCAGTCACGCGACAGCCAGGTCGAAGAGGACATTCCCGAGGCGCCTCCCGCACCGCCTGAGGCGCAGGCCTCGGCATCAACGGAAGGCGTGGACGACCTCCTCGACGAGATCGACGGCGTCCTCGAATCCAATGCGGAAGAATTTGTCCGGGCGTTCGTCCAAAAGGGCGGTCAGTAACCCGGACCGGAGGCTGGCGGAAGCCGCGGACGGCCCGAATCTGTACCGACGTTGAAGTACCACGTTCAAGGAGTGCATGAGTGCAGGAATCAACCGCCAACCAGGTAGCCGCCAACGCCACCTCATCGTTCACCGAACACCTGCAGCGGGACCGGCCCGAGCTTCTGCCCTACAACCGGTCCCTCCAGGCAGGCGCGCCCGCCGCCGCCCCGTTGCAGGTTCCGCATGCCACCACGATCGTGGCGATGAGCTATGACGGCGGTGTCCTGATGGCGGGGGACCGGCGGGCCACCATGGGCAATGTCATAGCCAGCCGGCACATCGAAAAGGTGTTTCCTGCCGACCGCTACTCCGTCCTGGGGATCGCGGGGACCGCCGGCATCGCGATTGACCTCACCAGGTTGTTCCAGGTGGAACTCGAGCACTACGAGAAGATCGAGGGCACGCTCCTCAGCCTTGAAGGCAAGGCAAACCGGCTTGGCGCCATGATCAGGGGAAACCTCCCGCTGGCACTGCAGGGACTCGCAGTGGTGCCGCTCTTCGCCGGGTTCGATACCAGCGCCGGTGAGGGCCGGCTGTTTTCCTACGATGTCACCGGCGGCCGCTACGAGGAACGTGAGCACCACACGGTGGGATCCGGATCCGTTTTTGCACGCGGCGCCCTGAAGAAGCTCTGGCGGCCTAACCTTACGGCGGCAGAAGCCACCGCCGTCGCGGTTGAATCCCTTTACGACGCCGCCGATGACGACTCGGCCACCGGTGGTCCTGACACAGTGAGGCAACTCTGGCCCGTCATCTACACCGTGGACAGCTCAGGGGCCCGGCGGGTTCCGGACAGCGAGCTGGCAGCTGCTTCGAGGAACGTCATCGAAGCCCGCACCATCGCTGGACGGGAGGCCTAAGATGACGCAGCAGTTCTACGTATCACCCGAGCAGCTGATGAAGGACCGTGCGGACTTCGCACGGAAGGGCATCGCCCGCGGCAGGTCGGTCGTCGTCGTCAGCTGCGAGGACGGCATCGCGCTTGTTGCGGAAAACCCCTCCCCGTCCCTCCACAAAATCGGTGAGATCTACGACAAAATCGCCTTCGCCGCCGTCGGCAAGTACAACGAGTTTGAAAGCCTCCGCCAGGCCGGGGTCCGCTACGCCGATGTGCGCGGATACTCCTACGACCGCGAGGACGTGACGGCCAGGGGACTGGCCAGCGTCTACGCGCAGAGCCTTGGCGCGGTGTTCACCGCCGAACAGAAGCCCTTCGAGGTGGAGCTTGCCGTGGCGGAGGTTGGCCCCACCCAGGCGGAGGACCACCTGTACCGGCTGACCTTCGATGGATCAATTGCAGACGAACACTCCTTTGTTGTGATGGGCGGCCAAGCAGATAAAGTCTCGTCCATAATCGGCCAGGGCTGGCGCAGCTCGCTGAGCTTCGCAGACGCTGTGCGCCTGGCGATGGCGGGACTGGTTCCGCCGGGCGAGGGGGAGGAACCGGCGAAGGCACTGCCGGCTGGAGCGCTGGAGGTGGCGGTCCTGGACCGGCAGTCGGAAAGCAGCCGCGGATCAAGGCGTGCGTTCCGCCGGCTCACTGACGCAGAGATCACTGCATTGCTGGCCTAGGAGGACAGGACAGATGGACAAGAGAATTTTCGGTATCGAAACCGAATTCGGCATCTCGTATTCGAGCCCCGACTCGAGGCCCCTTGCCCCCGAGGAGGTGGCCCGGTACCTCTTCCGGAAAGTCGTTAGCTGGGGGCGTTCCTCCAATGTCTTCCTGACCAACGGCTCACGGCTCTACCTCGATGTGGGGTCCCACCCGGAATATGCCACCGCAGAGTGTGATGACCTGGCGCAGCTCATTGCCCATGACCGGGCGGGGGAGCTCATCCTTGATGACCTTGTGGACGAGGCACAGGCCCGCTTGGCGGCCGAAGGGTTCAACGGAACGGTATACCTGTTCAAAAACAACACGGACTCGGCCGGAAACTCGTACGGCAGCCACGAAAACTACCTGATTCCCCGCCGCGGCGAGTTCTCGCGGCTGGCGGAAATCCTGATCCCGTTCCTGGTCACCCGCCAGCTGATTGCGGGCGCCGGCAAGATCCTCAAGACGCCACATGGGGCAACGTATGCCTTCTCGCAGCGGGCTGACCATATCTGGGAGGGCGTGTCCTCAGCCACCACCAGGTCCCGCCCCATCATCAACACCCGCGACGAGCCGCACGCGGACGCGGAATTCTATCGTCGCCTCCACGTCATCGTGGGGGACTCGAACATGTCCGAAGCCACGGCCATGATGAAGATCGGCACCGTGGACCTGGTGCTGCGGATGATCGAGGCCGGGGTGATCATGCGGGATATGCGCATGGAGAACCCCATCCGAAGCATCCGTGAAATTTCCCACGACCTCAGCGGCCGCGCACTGGTCCGCCTGGCGAACGGCCGCCAGCTCACCGCACTCGAAATCCAGCAGGAATACCTGACCAAAGTCACGGCCTTCGTCAAGGAGCACGGGGCCCATAACCCCCACGTCCCGCTGATCCTGGACCTCTGGGAACGCACCCTCAAGTCCATCGAAAGCGGCGACTTCCGCAGCATCGACACCGAAATCGACTGGGCCATCAAGAAGAAGCTCATGGACAATTACCGTGAGCGCCATGGACTGGGCCTGGACGCGCCGCGGATTGCCCAGCTGGACCTGACGTACCACGACATCTCCCGCAGCCGAGGCCTCTACTACCTGCTTCAGTCCCGTGGTGCTGTCCGCCGCATTGTTGATGACACAGTTATCAAGGACGCCGTGGACGTCCCGCCCCAGACAACCCGGGCAAAGCTGCGCGGGGACTTCGTGCGGCGAGCCCAGGAACTGGGCCGGGACTACACCGTGGACTGGGTGCACCTGAAGCTGAATGACCGGGCACACCAGACCATCCTGTGCAAGGATCCCTTCCGCAGCGTTGATGAGCGTGTGGATGCGCTGCTTGACTCTATGGGCTGACACCCAGCTTCAGGGGCTATTCTGGATAGGGCCCTTTATCAGGGCCCGGCGCGATGCCTGCCGTTGCCATGCGGAACATCGCATCCATCCTGCCCCGACGAAAGTTTTCTACGTGCGCCGACTACTAGCAATCCTTCTTCCCGGCCTGCTGCTGCTGACCGCCTGCGGCGGGTCAACCGCAGAGCCGGAACCCACCAGCGTATCCGCCGGTGAGACTGCCAAGTTCGACTCCCTCAAACTGACCGACAACGGGGACAAGAAAGCTCCCGGTGTTGAATTCACCAAGCCGTTGGAAGTGGCAGAACCCACCATCAAGGTGATCACCGAGGGCAGCGGCGAAACGGTCAAGGCCAACCAGGTCGCCAACATCTCCATCCTCGCCCTGAACGGCACTGACGGCACCACGCTCGAGGACACGTTCCCGGGTGAACCGGAACCGCTTGAGCTGAACGAGGAGCTGAAAACCGGCAGCGAGGTCATCTACAACGCATTCGTCGGGTCGAAGGTGGGCTCCAGCCTGGCACTGGCTGTTCCCGGCCAGGCGGCATCAGCCGGAGCCGAAGCCCAGCCCACCCAGCTCCTGGTCATCAAGGTGCTGTCCGCGGAGGATGTTGCGCCGGTCCTGGAAAAGCCCGAGGGCGAGACCGTGACCCCGCCGGCAGGATTGCCCACCGTCACCGAAAAGGACGGCATCCCCGAGATCAACGTCGAAGGCGTAGCCGCTCCCACAGCCTTGGTGTCCCAGGACCTCATCAAGGGCACCGGCGCCACCGTGAAGGAATCCGACACCCTGACCGTCAACTACGTGGGCGTCACCCTCGTTGGCGGTACCAAGTTCGATTCAAGCTTCGACCGGGGCGAACCCGCAAGCTTTCCGCTGACCGGCGTCATCAAGGGCTGGACCCAGGGCCTTGCCGGCAAGACCGTTGGTTCCCGCGTCCTCCTGGTCATCCCCAAGGATCTTGCCTACGGAGACGCCGGACAGGGCGAGGCCAAGGGGGACCTCGTCTTCGTAGTGGACATCCTCGGGGCGAAGTAGCAACACTTACAGTCGGGCCGCCGCTTCGCCGGCGGCATCGATCAGCAGCACCCCACGTGAGCAGCAAGACACGAGCAGCACTGACCCTAAAGGAGTAACCATGTCATTTGGCCAACGTGATTTCGACCGCCAGAAGCCCGAAATCGACTTCCCGGAGGGCGACGTCCCCACGGAACTGGTCATTACCGACCTCATTGAGGGCGACGGGCGGGAAGCCAAAGCCGGCGACACCGTTTCCACCCACTACGTGGGCGTTGCCTGGTCAACGGGTGAAGAGTTCGACGCCTCGTGGGGCCGCGGGGCGCCGCTCGACTTCCGCGTAGGCGTCGGCCAGGTCATCCAGGGCTGGGACCAGGGCCTGCTCGGCATGAAGGTGGGCGGCCGCCGTCGACTCGAGATCCCCTCGGAGCTGGCGTACGGTTCGCGCGGCGCCGGCGGAGCCATCGCCCCGAATGAAGCCCTGATCTTCGTCGTGGACCTCGTCGGGGTCCGCTGACCGGAACCAGCCGGTAAGCGGCACCCTCCACCGCCGGGAGCGCGGCAGGACCAGGAAGTGAACACCTGGGCTGCCGCGCTTTCTGCGTTCCGGCGCGGACTTTAGTAACGTAACCAGAGTGTCCGTATCCCGTACTGAACGTCTCCTCAACCTGCTCATCGCGCTCCTGAACACCCGGTACGGCCTCCGCCGCAGTGAGCTGCGGGAAAAGGTCTACCACGACCAGTCAGGCAACGACGTTGCCTTCGGCCGGATGTTCGAACGGGACAAGAACGACCTGCGCCAGTTCGGCTTCGAGGTGGAAACGCTGACGGACTTGGGATGGAGCGAGGACGATCCCGCCACCACCCGCTACCGCATCGGAAAGGAATCGAACCGCCTTCCCGACGTCCAGCTGGGGCCGGAGGAATGGACCGTGCTCCTCCTTGCCTCACAGCTGTGGGAACGCGCCGCCCTGGGCACGTCCGCCCAAAGCGCGCTCAGGAAACTCAAGGCGTCCGGCCGCATGGCCGACGTCGGACTGCCCGCCGGTGTCCAGCCGCGGATCAAGCCCGCCGGACAGGCCTTCGATGACCTGGTCGCCGCGATGCACTCCCGGCACCCCGTCACGTTCACCTACCTCGCGGGCACCACCGGCAAGGAGGAACCGCGGACGGTGGAGCCGTGGGGGCTGGGCAGCCGGTTTGGCCAGTGGTACCTCGTGGGCCATGACCGGGTGCGGAACGCCACCCGGCATTTCCGGCTCTCCCGCTTCACCAGTGCCGTGGCAACGCTGGACAAGGAGCACTACACGCCACCCGTGGACTTCAATGTGCGGGAGGAACTGGCGCGCCTCCCGGAACTTCCGCTGCGTACCGCGGTCGTGGACGTCAGGGAAGGCCGCCTCCTGGCCCTGCGCCGGCGGAGCTCTCCTGCAGCCATGGACACCGGCCAGCCGGAGCCCGGGTATGAGCGCCTGGCCCTGCAGTTCAGGGATCCTGAGAGCCTCGCTGAGGAACTCGCCTCCTACGGGCCGGATGCGCGGGCAGTAGCGCCCGCCGAACTGGCGGGCGCCGTCCGTCGCAGGCTTCGCGCCGCGGCCGACTTCAGCGCCGCACCTGCGCCCTCCTACCGCTTCGGCGAGGCCCGCACCCGCAGTGTCCGCAAACGCACGTCCGAAGACCAGCTCAAGCGGATGCTCCAACTGGTGCCCTTCCTGGTGCACAACCAGGGACTGCACATCCAGGACGTCGCAGACCAGTTCGGCGTCAGCAGGCAAGAACTTGAGGACGACCTCCAGATCCTCATCTGCTCCGGCCTTCCCGAGGGATACCCCGATGATCTCCTGGACATCCAGTGGGACGACGACCATGTCTACATCACCCAGGACCTCGACCTGACGAAACCGGTCCGCTTCACCGTGGAGGAAGCATGCGCCCTCCTGACCGGGCTGGAGACACTGAACGGGCTGCCGGAAGTAGCTGAGGGCGGCGCCCTGGAATCAGTGACGCTCAAGCTCCTGGCGGCCGCGGGCGAGGAAGGACTCAGGGCGGCTTCCCTTTCCGGTCCCGAAGTCACCCCTGCGGAGGCCGCCACGCACGCCACCGTGCGGCAGGCGATCGAGTCCCGCTCCCAGCTTCGCCTGACGTACCTGTCGCCCCAGCGCGACTCCATCTCCGAACGCGATGTGGACCCGCTCCGGCTCTATTCCCTGGACAACACTTGGTACTTCGAGGCCTACTGCCACCTTGTCCGCGGGCTGCGGAACTTCCGCCTGGACCGCGTCCAGGAGCTGCACCCGAACGGTGCTCCCATCCCTGCCGGTATCACCCCGGCGGAGGGGGCGCCCGCAAAGCTTTTCACCGCCAACGACGACGACACCACCGTCACCGTCCAGCTCACCCGGCAGGGGAGGGGACTGGCAGATGACTACTACGCGGAACGCACCGCGGAACTGCCCGACGGCGGCCTGGTGGCTGATATCCGCTTCGGCAACACCGCCTGGCTGCCGATGTTCGTGGCCCAGCACGGCGGTTCGGCCCGAATTCTTGCACCGGACGAGTTGGCGGAGGCGGCCCGCAACTGGCTGGCGGCATCCCTGGCCATGTACGGCGGCTAGACTTCTCAGCATGCCTTGGTGGTCCTGGATCCTGATATGGGTGGCGCTCGTTGCGCTCTCGCTGCTTTTCTATGTCCTGCTGGGCATCCGGTTGTTCCGCCAGTTCATGGCAACCGTCAAGGACCTGGGGGCGGCCGGTGAAAAGCTGGGGCACTTGGGCCCTGTTGAAACGCCCGAGGCCCCAGCGCCGGCGACGCCCCGCCCTGGATCCGCGGTTTTTGCCTCGCCGTCCGTCATGAGACATGATTACGAGGCATCCAAGTCCTCCCGACAGGAAGAACGCCGCCTTCGGCGGGTGCAGCGCAAGATTGACCGGGGCCAGCCACAGGCGCTCGGCGATCTGGACTTCACCTCGAAGTAAAATTGTTTGTACACGAAAGGATTTCCCGTGGGAAGACTCTTTGATGGCCCTTGGCCCATCGTAATCATCATCGTTGTTGCTCTGCTCCTCTTTGCCGCGCCCAAACTTCCGGCCATGGCACGCAGCCTTGGCCAGTCCATGCGGATCATCAAATCCGAGGTCAAGGAAATGAAGAACGACGGCAAGACCGAATCCACTGACGCCTCAGGTCCGGTGGAAGGCACCATCGTCAACCACCCCAAGGCGAAGCCCGGTGAGCCGACAGACGGCACTGACGTTCCGCCGTCGAACCGCGCCTGACCCAAAGTGGCACTGTCGCGGGCCCGTAAAGCCAACCCCGAGGGGCGGATGGCTCTTTGGGACCACCTCAAAGAGCTGAAAAACCGGCTGATCAAGTCGGCTATCGGCGTCGTCATTGGCGGCATCGGGGGCTGGATACTTTACGATCCGCTGCTGAAGGCGTTGGCCGAGCCGGTCAACCGCATCTCAGAGCAAACCGGCGGGCTCTCGGCTATCAACTTCGGCAGCATTGCGTCTCCGTTCGATTTCAAGCTGCAAATGTCGCTCCTCATCGGCGTGGTCATTTCCAGCCCCATCTGGATCTACCAGCTCTGGGCGTTTATCACGCCCGGCCTGACCTCCAAGGAACGCCGCTACACACTGGGGTACATGGCGGCAGCCGTCCCGTTGTTCCTGGCCGGCATCTGGGCCGGCTGGCTTGTTGTGCCGCAGGTGGTCCACGCCCTGACGCAGTTCACCCCGGAGGGGTCCTCGAGCGTCATCGACGCCCGCACCTACATCGAGTTCGTGACCCGGATGGTCCTGGTCCTGGGCCTTGCCTTCCTGGTTCCCGTGGTGCTTGTAGGCATCAACATGGCCGGCATCATCTCCGGCCGCACCATCCTTAAAGCCTGGCGCATAACGGTGTTTCTGGTGTTCGTCCTGGCGGCCATCGCCGCTCCCGGAGCGGACGCCATCTCGATGTTCATGCTGGCCGGTCCGCTGCTGGTGCTTTTCTTTGCCGCGATCGGCATCTGCCTGATGAACGACAAGCGCCGCGAACGCAGGACAGCCAAACGGGCAGCTGAAACCGAAGCCACGGCAGACATCGCCACCCCCGGCAGTGAGCTCAAGAACCTCTGAGCGCCCGTTAGGCTTGGGGTATGTCCTCCAACACCGGGCCTTCGTCCATTGGACCGTTCCCTGCCGGGCCCAGCGAGCCTGAAGAGCTCTCTCCCGCCGAGCGGTACCGTGCCAGCGCCGAGCGCAGGGCCGAAGCGGCGACCTACCTCGGAGCCTTCGTCCGCACCCTCGACTTCGAACTGGACGACTTCCAGCGGCAGTCATGCCGCTCCCTCCAGGAGGGCAGGGGAGTGCTGGTGGCGGCACCCACCGGTGCCGGCAAGACCATCGTCGGTGAATTCGCCATCTACCTGGCGCTGCAGCGGGGCCTGAAGGCGTTCTACACCACCCCCATCAAAGCCCTCAGCAACCAGAAGTTCACCGAACTCTCGGAAAAATACGGCGCCCAAAACGTTGGCCTGCTCACGGGCGACACCAGCATCAATGGCGACGCCCCCGTCGTCGTGATGACCACAGAAGTCCTGCGGAACATGCTGTACGCGGATTCGGCAACGCTGGACGATCTTGGCTACGTGGTGATGGACGAGGTGCACTACCTTGCCGACAGGTTCCGCGGTGCCGTCTGGGAGGAAGTGATCATCCACCTGCCCAGCGAGGTTCAGGTGGTCTCACTCAGCGCCACCGTCTCGAACGCCGAGGAGTTTGGAGCCTGGCTGGATACTGTCCGCGGTGATACCGACATCATCGTCTCCGAGCACCGTCCGGTACCCCTCTGGCAGCACGTGATGGTTGGCCGCCAGATCATGGACCTGTTCGCAGGCGAGGTCACCTTTGACGAAATTGCCCCGCCCGTGGACGACGGGGAGACGCAGCCGGTCTCGTCCGGGGACAGTGCCAGGGGGCGCGGCTTCGACGTCAATCCGGACCTCCTTACCGTGGCGCGCAGCGAGAGCCAGCAGAGCTTCCGGAGCCGCCAGGGCGGACCGGCCGGGCGCGGCCAACGCGGCCGGCGCGGCAACGAACGGCCCGGCCGGGGCAGCGACGAGCGGGGAGTCCGCCCCGCCAGCCGCCCGCAGGTCATCGCAAGCCTTGACCGCATGGACCTGTTGCCGGCCATCACCTTCATCTTTTCCAGGGCCGGCTGCGACGCCGCCGTGGCCCAGTGCGTGGGCTCGGGGCTGTGGCTGACCACGGAGAAGGAGCAGCGGATCATTGCCCAGCGCGTGGACGAAGCGGGCCAGGATATCCCGCCGGACGACCTCGACATCCTGGGCTTCTGGACCTGGCGTGACGGCCTGATCCGAGGCTTTGCCGCCCACCACGCCGGGATGCTGCCCACGTTCAAGGAAGTGGTGGAGAAGCTCTTTGCCGACGGCCTGGTCAAAGCCGTTTTCGCCACGGAGACCCTGGCCCTGGGCGTCAACATGCCTGCCCGCTCGGTGGTGCTGGAGAAGCTGGACAAGTTCAATGGTGAAGCCCACGTGGACATCACCGCAGGGGAGTACACGCAGCTGACCGGCCGCGCAGGCCGCCGCGGCATCGATGTCGAAGGCCATGCCGTGGTGCTGTGGCAGCCAGGAACGGACCCGACGGCGGTCGCTGGCCTGGCGTCCCGGCGCACCTACCCCCTGAACTCAAGCTTCCGGCCCACGTACAACATGAGCATCAACCTTCTGGCCCAGTTCGGCCGTGCCAGGGCGCGCGAAATCC contains:
- a CDS encoding YafY family protein; the encoded protein is MSVSRTERLLNLLIALLNTRYGLRRSELREKVYHDQSGNDVAFGRMFERDKNDLRQFGFEVETLTDLGWSEDDPATTRYRIGKESNRLPDVQLGPEEWTVLLLASQLWERAALGTSAQSALRKLKASGRMADVGLPAGVQPRIKPAGQAFDDLVAAMHSRHPVTFTYLAGTTGKEEPRTVEPWGLGSRFGQWYLVGHDRVRNATRHFRLSRFTSAVATLDKEHYTPPVDFNVREELARLPELPLRTAVVDVREGRLLALRRRSSPAAMDTGQPEPGYERLALQFRDPESLAEELASYGPDARAVAPAELAGAVRRRLRAAADFSAAPAPSYRFGEARTRSVRKRTSEDQLKRMLQLVPFLVHNQGLHIQDVADQFGVSRQELEDDLQILICSGLPEGYPDDLLDIQWDDDHVYITQDLDLTKPVRFTVEEACALLTGLETLNGLPEVAEGGALESVTLKLLAAAGEEGLRAASLSGPEVTPAEAATHATVRQAIESRSQLRLTYLSPQRDSISERDVDPLRLYSLDNTWYFEAYCHLVRGLRNFRLDRVQELHPNGAPIPAGITPAEGAPAKLFTANDDDTTVTVQLTRQGRGLADDYYAERTAELPDGGLVADIRFGNTAWLPMFVAQHGGSARILAPDELAEAARNWLAASLAMYGG
- a CDS encoding RNA helicase, with translation MSSNTGPSSIGPFPAGPSEPEELSPAERYRASAERRAEAATYLGAFVRTLDFELDDFQRQSCRSLQEGRGVLVAAPTGAGKTIVGEFAIYLALQRGLKAFYTTPIKALSNQKFTELSEKYGAQNVGLLTGDTSINGDAPVVVMTTEVLRNMLYADSATLDDLGYVVMDEVHYLADRFRGAVWEEVIIHLPSEVQVVSLSATVSNAEEFGAWLDTVRGDTDIIVSEHRPVPLWQHVMVGRQIMDLFAGEVTFDEIAPPVDDGETQPVSSGDSARGRGFDVNPDLLTVARSESQQSFRSRQGGPAGRGQRGRRGNERPGRGSDERGVRPASRPQVIASLDRMDLLPAITFIFSRAGCDAAVAQCVGSGLWLTTEKEQRIIAQRVDEAGQDIPPDDLDILGFWTWRDGLIRGFAAHHAGMLPTFKEVVEKLFADGLVKAVFATETLALGVNMPARSVVLEKLDKFNGEAHVDITAGEYTQLTGRAGRRGIDVEGHAVVLWQPGTDPTAVAGLASRRTYPLNSSFRPTYNMSINLLAQFGRARAREILESSFAQFQADRSVVGLAKQVRSREESLAGYAKSMTCHLGDFTEYARLRRELSDAENAGSRTKSRARKSLSDDSLARLLPGDVVDVPGGRAPGPAIVLSSDHSSREPRPAVLTLDNQLRRIGTDDLEGPIAPVTRIRIPKSFNAKVPKSRRDLASSARNALRENRPPAPGNNRNNDFGLATALPNQEKRIADLRRALRAHPCHGCSEREDHARWSERWWKLRRETDGLVRQIQGRTNTIAKTFDRVCDVLTAYGYLEPAADGRLGISPDGQRLRRIYGEKDLLISQSLRLGAFDDLDAVEVAALASVLVYQAKREDRGLRPRMPSISLETSVDIVIREWSALEDVEEENKLPLTGEPELGLVWPVYKWARGRHLQDVLSGTDLAAGDFVRWVKQVIDLLDQLAKIPGLDPRLARLCAEAISLIRRGVVAYSSVL
- a CDS encoding FKBP-type peptidyl-prolyl cis-trans isomerase; translation: MSFGQRDFDRQKPEIDFPEGDVPTELVITDLIEGDGREAKAGDTVSTHYVGVAWSTGEEFDASWGRGAPLDFRVGVGQVIQGWDQGLLGMKVGGRRRLEIPSELAYGSRGAGGAIAPNEALIFVVDLVGVR
- the tatA gene encoding Sec-independent protein translocase subunit TatA, which gives rise to MGRLFDGPWPIVIIIVVALLLFAAPKLPAMARSLGQSMRIIKSEVKEMKNDGKTESTDASGPVEGTIVNHPKAKPGEPTDGTDVPPSNRA
- a CDS encoding FKBP-type peptidyl-prolyl cis-trans isomerase, coding for MRRLLAILLPGLLLLTACGGSTAEPEPTSVSAGETAKFDSLKLTDNGDKKAPGVEFTKPLEVAEPTIKVITEGSGETVKANQVANISILALNGTDGTTLEDTFPGEPEPLELNEELKTGSEVIYNAFVGSKVGSSLALAVPGQAASAGAEAQPTQLLVIKVLSAEDVAPVLEKPEGETVTPPAGLPTVTEKDGIPEINVEGVAAPTALVSQDLIKGTGATVKESDTLTVNYVGVTLVGGTKFDSSFDRGEPASFPLTGVIKGWTQGLAGKTVGSRVLLVIPKDLAYGDAGQGEAKGDLVFVVDILGAK
- the tatC gene encoding twin-arginine translocase subunit TatC, which codes for MALWDHLKELKNRLIKSAIGVVIGGIGGWILYDPLLKALAEPVNRISEQTGGLSAINFGSIASPFDFKLQMSLLIGVVISSPIWIYQLWAFITPGLTSKERRYTLGYMAAAVPLFLAGIWAGWLVVPQVVHALTQFTPEGSSSVIDARTYIEFVTRMVLVLGLAFLVPVVLVGINMAGIISGRTILKAWRITVFLVFVLAAIAAPGADAISMFMLAGPLLVLFFAAIGICLMNDKRRERRTAKRAAETEATADIATPGSELKNL